The following proteins are co-located in the Phragmites australis chromosome 10, lpPhrAust1.1, whole genome shotgun sequence genome:
- the LOC133883727 gene encoding peroxiredoxin-2E-1, chloroplastic-like yields MATSALAALSATAAAGTRLLLSRPSPSSLSFASRRLVAAGPHRAGLLGAPRRAASSASVALAAIAVGDRLPDATLSYFDSPDGELKTVTVRDLTAGKKVVLFAVPGAFTPTCTQKHLPGFVAKAGELRAKGVDTVACVSVNDAFVMRAWKESLGVGDEVLLLSDGNGELTRAMCVELDLSDKPVGLGVRSRRYALLADDGVVKVLNLEDGGAFTNSSAEDMLRAL; encoded by the coding sequence ATGGCCACCTCCGCCCTCGCCGCCCTCTCCGCCACAGCGGCCGCCGGCACGCGCCTCCTCCTCTCgcgcccctccccctcctccctctccttcgcCTCCCGCCGCCTCGTGGCCGCGGGCCCCCACCGGGCCGGGCTCCTCGGCGCGCCAAGGCgggccgcctcctccgcctcggTGGCCCTCGCCGCCATCGCGGTCGGGGACCGGCTCCCGGACGCGACGCTATCCTACTTCGACTCCCCCGACGGCGAGCTGAAGACGGTGACGGTCCGCGACCTCACCGCGGGGAAGAAGGTGGTGCTCTTCGCGGTGCCGGGCGCGTTCACGCCCACCTGCACCCAGAAGCACCTCCCGGGGTTCGTGGCCAAGGCTGGGGAGCTCCGTGCCAAAGGGGTTGATACCGTGGCCTGCGTCTCCGTCAACGACGCCTTCGTGATGCGCGCGTGGAAGGAGAGCCTCGGCGTCGGCGACGAGGTGCTGCTGCTGTCGGACGGGAACGGGGAGCTCACGCGCGCCATGTGCGTGGAGCTCGACCTCTCCGACAAGCCCGTGGGGCTCGGCGTGCGGTCCCGGCGCTACGCGCTGCTCGCCGACGACGGCGTCGTCAAGGTGCTCAACCTCGAGGACGGCGGCGCGTTCACCAACAGCAGCGCCGAGGACATGCTCAGGGCGCTCTGA